One Mycobacterium sp. SMC-4 DNA window includes the following coding sequences:
- a CDS encoding nuclear transport factor 2 family protein has protein sequence MHAFRQAVEARDPAAIEALLAQDVVFTSPVAFKPYSGKPMTAAILRAVMRVFEDFRYLREIGDPNGRDHALVFEATVAGKKLTGCDFLHVDDDGLIDDFMVMVRPLSAATALAEAMGAQFERIQREAAQPQD, from the coding sequence ATGCACGCATTCCGGCAGGCGGTCGAGGCTCGTGACCCGGCCGCCATCGAAGCACTGTTGGCCCAGGACGTGGTGTTCACCAGCCCGGTCGCTTTCAAGCCCTACTCGGGTAAGCCGATGACCGCGGCGATTCTGCGCGCCGTCATGCGGGTCTTCGAGGACTTCCGCTACCTACGCGAGATCGGCGATCCGAACGGTCGCGACCACGCTCTGGTCTTCGAGGCGACCGTGGCGGGCAAGAAGCTCACCGGCTGCGACTTCCTGCACGTCGACGACGACGGCCTCATCGACGATTTCATGGTGATGGTGCGGCCACTCTCGGCAGCCACCGCGCTGGCCGAGGCGATGGGGGCACAATTCGAGCGCATCCAGCGCGAGGCCGCCCAGCCTCAGGACTGA
- a CDS encoding alpha/beta fold hydrolase — protein sequence MPTVLTSDGVEIFYKDWGSGRPLVFSHGWPLSSDDWDAQLMFFLERGYRVVAHDRRGHGRSAQVAGGHDMDHYANDLAAVVEHLDLHDAVHIGHSTGGGEVVRYLARHGAERASKAVLIAAVPPLMVRTDSNPEGTPKAVFDDFQTQVATRRAAFYRAVPEGPFYGFNREGVEPVEGFIANWWRQGMMGGAKAHYDGVVAFSQTDFTDDLKRIQIPVLVMHGDDDQVVPYAASAPLSAKLLPNGTLKTYNGFPHGMPTTHAEVINADLLEFIQS from the coding sequence ATGCCGACCGTGCTGACCAGCGACGGTGTCGAAATCTTCTACAAAGATTGGGGGTCGGGTCGGCCGCTGGTGTTCAGTCACGGTTGGCCGCTGTCCTCCGATGACTGGGACGCCCAGCTGATGTTCTTCCTGGAGCGGGGATATCGCGTGGTGGCACACGACCGGCGTGGGCACGGGCGCTCCGCGCAGGTCGCCGGTGGGCATGACATGGACCATTACGCCAACGACCTGGCCGCAGTCGTCGAGCACCTCGATCTACATGACGCCGTGCACATCGGTCACTCCACCGGTGGCGGAGAGGTGGTGCGTTACCTGGCCCGCCACGGCGCCGAGCGCGCGTCCAAGGCCGTGCTGATCGCGGCGGTCCCGCCCCTGATGGTCCGGACTGACTCGAACCCCGAGGGGACACCGAAGGCGGTGTTCGACGATTTTCAGACGCAGGTCGCGACCCGTCGCGCCGCGTTCTACCGTGCCGTCCCGGAGGGCCCGTTCTACGGTTTCAACCGCGAGGGTGTCGAGCCCGTCGAGGGCTTCATCGCGAACTGGTGGCGGCAGGGCATGATGGGCGGCGCAAAGGCGCATTACGACGGGGTGGTCGCGTTCTCGCAGACCGACTTCACTGATGACCTGAAGAGGATTCAGATTCCGGTGCTGGTCATGCACGGCGACGATGATCAGGTGGTGCCTTACGCGGCTTCCGCACCGTTGTCGGCGAAACTTCTGCCCAACGGGACACTCAAGACGTACAACGGTTTTCCGCACGGGATGCCGACCACCCACGCCGAGGTGATCAACGCCGACCTGCTGGAGTTCATTCAGTCCTGA
- a CDS encoding thioesterase family protein: MAETPDGEYAAHFTCADGGFLPTRYAQSHWGPDHLNGPAVVGLAARALEQECVDGDFRPTRLTVDLLRAARNTHTVLDVTVVRAGRRIRSAHCDVLQRGDVVARATLVRYRRSAAPAGDLWHDAATFPTPPPPDATVLPYVGSDDVGWTRSPAEHQNASRKRFFNDGISVVAGEVNSGFVRAAMVAEATSLVTNLGTAGIGYINGDLTVALSRLPVDEWVGIQADGHQAAEGIAVGTATLFDHLGPFGAGMITAIANPAAQIDFSARNFGPGDINYE; encoded by the coding sequence GTGGCCGAAACGCCTGACGGGGAGTACGCAGCCCATTTCACATGCGCCGACGGCGGCTTTCTGCCGACCCGCTACGCGCAAAGTCACTGGGGCCCGGATCACCTCAACGGTCCGGCCGTGGTGGGCTTGGCCGCGAGGGCGCTCGAGCAAGAGTGTGTTGACGGAGATTTCCGGCCGACCCGGCTGACGGTCGATCTGCTGCGCGCGGCGCGCAACACCCACACCGTCCTCGACGTCACCGTGGTACGGGCCGGCCGCCGCATCCGCAGCGCGCACTGCGACGTCCTGCAGCGCGGCGACGTCGTAGCGCGGGCGACGCTGGTGCGGTACCGCCGCTCGGCGGCCCCGGCGGGCGATCTCTGGCACGACGCGGCGACCTTCCCGACCCCGCCTCCACCGGATGCGACGGTTCTGCCCTACGTCGGCAGTGACGATGTGGGCTGGACGCGCTCACCGGCCGAACACCAGAACGCCTCGCGTAAGCGGTTCTTCAACGACGGCATCAGCGTGGTTGCCGGCGAGGTCAACTCGGGGTTTGTTCGCGCAGCGATGGTGGCCGAAGCGACCAGCCTGGTCACCAACCTCGGGACGGCCGGGATTGGTTACATCAACGGTGATCTGACCGTGGCGCTGTCCCGGCTGCCTGTCGACGAATGGGTCGGCATCCAGGCCGACGGTCATCAAGCCGCAGAGGGGATCGCCGTCGGCACGGCCACTCTGTTCGATCACCTGGGTCCGTTCGGCGCCGGAATGATCACGGCGATCGCCAATCCGGCCGCCCAGATCGACTTCTCCGCACGCAATTTCGGTCCCGGTGACATCAATTACGAGTAG
- a CDS encoding TspO/MBR family protein: MRISTLAKTGAAALATAVVGGLASKDSQSLWYARLRKPGFQPPRQAFPIVWPILYADIAAVSAATIDTLDERGQNEKAAAYTRALAANLVLNASWSWLFFNRRWLGTSAVAAGLLAVSSADLARRAAEANPAAGAVLAPYPLWCAFATALSTRIWQLNR, translated from the coding sequence ATGCGCATATCGACACTGGCCAAGACTGGCGCTGCGGCTCTGGCAACTGCGGTGGTGGGTGGGCTCGCCAGCAAGGACTCGCAATCGCTGTGGTACGCGCGGCTGCGCAAGCCCGGATTTCAACCTCCGCGGCAGGCTTTTCCCATTGTCTGGCCCATCCTCTACGCCGACATCGCTGCGGTGTCGGCGGCGACGATCGACACCCTCGACGAGCGCGGCCAGAACGAGAAGGCGGCCGCCTACACCCGGGCTCTGGCAGCGAATCTGGTGCTCAACGCGAGTTGGTCGTGGCTGTTCTTCAACCGGCGGTGGCTCGGGACCTCGGCGGTGGCTGCCGGGTTGCTGGCGGTGAGCAGTGCCGATCTGGCGCGCCGAGCGGCGGAGGCAAACCCTGCCGCGGGCGCGGTGCTCGCCCCATATCCGTTGTGGTGTGCCTTTGCGACCGCATTGTCGACGCGCATCTGGCAGCTCAACCGCTGA
- a CDS encoding MFS transporter, whose translation MGDGRTARVDRPTPVTDRGGRVLVAGLSVVVLTVAILQTAVVPVLGVIAEQIGTSMVAVSWAVTANLLAAAAATPLIGRLADLYRKKRVLLAVLIVVLIGSVLAATTTSLPLLIIARVLQAASFALYPISIAILREELRPDRIVPAMAVLSGTLGFGGGVGLVVVGLLMAGQADYHRVFWLTTVFTVVVLTLVVFIVPDRARTTRGSIDWVGALGLAVGLSAVLLAVTQGTTWGWASPRTIGSFVAGLAVLVGWWQWERRCARPLVSTHMLARRTMLFTNLATIFVGMGLYFAFLGLTQFVQMSPETAGYGFGASVLQASVIYLLPGAVTGFLIALVSGRFIDRFGARPVLIVAAFAGVAGFLLIAFAHASPWQVILANILANAYISLGYGALPALVVNESQAGETGVATGMNAIARTVGSSTAAAVVALLLGRTTETGMPAESSFVLIFGLGAITAVLVMGLIAASKSPTPDPRRPTSHEARFESRAMNHEWG comes from the coding sequence GTGGGCGATGGCAGGACCGCTCGCGTCGACCGTCCGACGCCGGTCACCGACCGCGGCGGGCGGGTGCTGGTCGCCGGGCTGAGCGTTGTCGTCCTGACCGTGGCGATCTTGCAGACCGCCGTGGTCCCGGTGCTCGGCGTGATTGCCGAGCAGATCGGGACGTCGATGGTCGCGGTGAGCTGGGCGGTCACGGCGAACCTGCTGGCGGCCGCCGCGGCGACGCCACTGATCGGACGCCTGGCCGATCTGTACCGCAAGAAGCGGGTTCTGCTGGCGGTGCTGATCGTGGTGCTGATCGGTTCGGTGCTCGCCGCCACCACAACGTCGTTGCCACTGTTGATCATCGCGCGCGTGCTGCAGGCCGCGTCGTTCGCGCTCTATCCGATCAGCATCGCCATCCTGCGCGAAGAGCTGCGCCCCGACCGGATCGTGCCGGCGATGGCCGTGCTCTCGGGGACGCTGGGATTCGGCGGCGGAGTCGGACTGGTCGTGGTGGGACTCCTGATGGCCGGCCAGGCCGACTATCACCGGGTGTTTTGGTTGACCACCGTCTTCACGGTCGTTGTCCTGACGCTCGTGGTGTTCATCGTGCCAGACCGTGCCCGCACCACACGCGGGTCGATCGACTGGGTTGGCGCCCTGGGTCTGGCGGTCGGGCTGTCGGCGGTACTGCTGGCCGTCACGCAGGGCACCACCTGGGGTTGGGCCTCACCGCGGACCATCGGCAGCTTCGTCGCTGGCCTCGCCGTCCTCGTCGGCTGGTGGCAGTGGGAACGTCGCTGCGCCAGACCGCTGGTCTCCACCCACATGCTCGCGCGGCGTACCATGCTGTTCACCAACCTCGCGACGATATTCGTCGGGATGGGGCTGTATTTCGCGTTCCTCGGTCTCACCCAATTCGTCCAGATGTCTCCCGAGACCGCCGGTTACGGCTTCGGCGCGTCGGTGCTGCAGGCCAGCGTGATCTACCTGCTTCCGGGTGCAGTCACGGGCTTTCTCATCGCGTTGGTCAGCGGTCGGTTCATCGACCGGTTCGGAGCGCGCCCGGTACTGATCGTCGCCGCGTTCGCCGGTGTCGCCGGTTTCCTGCTGATCGCATTCGCACACGCATCGCCATGGCAGGTGATCCTGGCCAACATCCTGGCCAACGCCTACATCAGTCTGGGATACGGCGCCCTTCCTGCGCTGGTGGTCAACGAGAGCCAGGCCGGTGAGACCGGGGTAGCCACCGGAATGAACGCGATCGCGCGCACCGTCGGCAGCTCTACCGCCGCTGCGGTCGTCGCCTTGCTCCTCGGTCGCACCACCGAAACGGGAATGCCCGCCGAGAGCAGTTTCGTGCTGATCTTCGGCCTCGGTGCGATCACCGCCGTGCTCGTGATGGGTCTGATCGCCGCGTCGAAGTCACCCACACCGGATCCACGGCGACCGACCTCGCATGAGGCGCGCTTCGAATCCCGGGCGATGAACCACGAGTGGGGCTGA
- a CDS encoding SRPBCC family protein, translating to MAIVDVSVSSSLSPERAWELASDLRRFDEWLTIFGGWKSDVPAEIDVDTQVSSLIKVKGFRNVIHWRVTRYDEPKEIELVGKGRGSVCIALSMQVEPSEPKGSAFKVMAELTGGLLSTPVGGVVARVIRGDVDRSVRNLAALH from the coding sequence ATGGCCATAGTTGACGTATCGGTATCGTCGTCCCTCAGTCCCGAGCGCGCATGGGAGCTGGCCTCCGATCTGAGGCGCTTTGACGAATGGTTGACCATCTTCGGTGGCTGGAAGAGTGACGTGCCTGCCGAGATCGACGTCGACACCCAGGTCTCGTCACTGATCAAGGTCAAGGGATTTCGCAATGTCATCCACTGGCGGGTGACTCGCTACGACGAGCCCAAGGAGATCGAGCTGGTCGGTAAGGGCCGCGGAAGTGTCTGCATCGCGTTGTCGATGCAGGTGGAGCCGTCGGAACCGAAAGGGTCGGCGTTCAAGGTGATGGCCGAACTGACCGGCGGGTTGCTGTCCACCCCGGTCGGCGGAGTGGTGGCGCGTGTCATCCGGGGTGACGTGGACCGGTCGGTGCGAAACCTGGCCGCACTGCACTGA
- a CDS encoding ABC transporter ATP-binding protein: protein MLGPSGCGKTTTLRMIAGFETPTEGAIRLEGVDVSKTPPNKRNVNTVFQHYALFPHMTVWDNVAYGPRSRKKTAKLDAVEVRKRVDDLLEIVRLTEFAGRKPAQLSGGQQQRVALARALVNYPSALLLDEPLGALDLKLRHLMQFELKRIQREIGITFIYVTHDQEEALTMSDRIAVMNAGNVEQIGSPTEIYDRPATVFVASFIGQANLWAGRQTGRANRDFVEVDVLGSTLKARPGDTTIESGGHATLMVRPERVRISMDAPSAELAGVRATVADLTFQGPVLRLSLAAPDDSTVIAHVGPEQDLPLLRPGDEVFASWAPDASLVLPGADIPTTEDLEEMLDDA from the coding sequence ATGCTGGGGCCGTCGGGCTGCGGCAAGACCACGACGCTGCGAATGATCGCCGGGTTCGAGACACCAACCGAGGGCGCCATCCGTCTGGAGGGCGTCGACGTGTCGAAGACGCCGCCGAACAAGCGCAATGTCAACACCGTCTTCCAGCACTACGCACTGTTCCCCCACATGACGGTGTGGGACAACGTCGCCTACGGACCGCGCAGCCGCAAGAAGACCGCCAAATTGGATGCTGTCGAGGTACGGAAGCGGGTCGACGACCTCCTCGAGATCGTGCGTCTGACCGAGTTCGCCGGACGCAAGCCCGCGCAACTGTCCGGGGGCCAGCAGCAGCGTGTGGCGTTGGCGCGTGCGTTGGTCAACTACCCGAGTGCGCTGCTGCTCGACGAACCGCTGGGCGCGCTGGACCTCAAGCTGCGCCATCTGATGCAGTTCGAGCTCAAGCGCATTCAACGCGAGATCGGCATCACCTTCATCTATGTCACCCACGACCAGGAGGAAGCGCTGACGATGAGTGACCGCATCGCGGTCATGAACGCCGGCAACGTCGAACAGATCGGCAGCCCGACCGAGATCTATGACCGGCCCGCGACGGTGTTCGTCGCATCCTTCATCGGGCAGGCCAACCTGTGGGCCGGCCGACAGACCGGTCGCGCCAACCGCGACTTCGTCGAGGTTGATGTCCTCGGCTCGACCCTGAAGGCCCGCCCAGGAGACACCACCATCGAGTCGGGCGGGCACGCAACCCTCATGGTGCGTCCGGAACGGGTTCGTATCTCGATGGACGCGCCGAGCGCCGAACTGGCCGGTGTGCGCGCCACCGTCGCCGACCTGACCTTCCAGGGCCCGGTTCTGCGCTTGTCGCTGGCAGCGCCGGACGACTCGACGGTCATCGCGCACGTCGGACCGGAACAGGATCTGCCGCTGCTGCGCCCCGGAGACGAGGTGTTCGCCAGTTGGGCTCCTGACGCGTCTTTGGTCCTGCCCGGAGCAGACATTCCAACCACCGAGGACCTCGAGGAAATGCTCGACGACGCCTGA
- a CDS encoding spermidine/putrescine ABC transporter substrate-binding protein codes for MSREIDPRLLARLTASRTSRRRFLGGSVAAAAGLTLGSSLLTACGSDSGTPGPTTDDGGPASGTLRVSNWPLYMADGFVAAFQTASGITVDYKEDFNDNEQWFAKVKEPLARKQDIGADLVVPTEFMAVRLNQLGWLNEISEDGVPNKTNLRPDLLDASVDPGRKVTAPYMSGLVGLAYNRAATGRDIRTIDDLWDPAFRGRVSLFSDVQDGLGMIMLSQGNSPEDPTSDAIRQAVDLVREQNDRGQIRRFTGNDYSSDLTAGNIAVAQAYSGDIVQLQADNPDLQFVVPESGGTTFLDTMVIPYTTQNQRAAEAWIDYVYDRENYAKLVAFTQFVPVLSDMTEELEKVDPAAAANPLINPPADVLERSKSWAALTDEQTQEYNTAYAAVTGG; via the coding sequence ATGTCCCGCGAAATCGATCCACGTCTGCTGGCCCGCCTGACCGCCAGCCGCACCTCCCGCCGTCGTTTCCTGGGCGGAAGCGTCGCCGCAGCAGCAGGTCTGACGCTCGGCTCCTCGCTGTTGACCGCCTGCGGATCCGACAGCGGCACCCCGGGTCCCACCACAGATGACGGTGGGCCGGCCAGCGGAACCCTGCGGGTGTCGAACTGGCCGCTCTACATGGCCGACGGATTCGTCGCCGCCTTCCAGACCGCGTCGGGCATCACCGTCGACTACAAGGAAGATTTCAACGACAACGAGCAGTGGTTCGCCAAGGTCAAGGAACCGCTGGCCCGCAAGCAGGACATCGGCGCCGACCTGGTGGTGCCGACCGAGTTCATGGCCGTCCGACTCAATCAGCTCGGCTGGCTCAACGAGATCAGTGAAGACGGGGTCCCGAACAAGACGAATCTGCGGCCCGATCTTCTTGATGCCAGCGTGGACCCTGGTAGGAAGGTCACCGCGCCCTACATGTCCGGTTTGGTCGGCCTGGCCTACAACCGGGCAGCCACCGGCCGCGATATCCGCACCATCGATGACCTGTGGGATCCCGCGTTCCGGGGCCGCGTCAGCTTGTTCTCCGATGTTCAAGACGGACTCGGGATGATCATGCTGTCCCAGGGCAATTCGCCGGAAGACCCGACCAGCGACGCCATCCGGCAGGCGGTGGACCTGGTTCGCGAGCAGAATGATCGCGGACAGATCCGCCGGTTCACCGGCAACGATTACAGCTCCGACCTCACCGCGGGCAATATCGCAGTGGCACAGGCGTATTCGGGCGACATCGTGCAGTTGCAGGCCGACAACCCCGACCTGCAATTCGTCGTTCCCGAGTCCGGCGGCACCACGTTCCTCGACACGATGGTGATTCCGTACACCACCCAGAACCAGCGGGCCGCCGAGGCGTGGATCGACTACGTCTACGACCGCGAGAACTACGCCAAACTGGTGGCCTTCACCCAATTCGTACCGGTGCTTTCGGACATGACCGAAGAGCTCGAAAAGGTCGACCCGGCCGCGGCGGCCAACCCGCTGATCAATCCGCCCGCCGACGTCCTGGAGCGGTCGAAGAGCTGGGCGGCTCTGACTGACGAGCAGACGCAGGAGTACAACACCGCGTACGCCGCTGTCACGGGCGGCTGA
- a CDS encoding ABC transporter permease, with translation MAGVASSSRQRSKLAPYLMVLPALVYLAVFFVVPFFTLARISLSETAGSVFMPTLTFAWDFGNYTDAFSTYRDQILRSFGYAFAATVLCLLLAFPLAYVIAFKAGRYKNLILGLVILPFFVTFLIRTIAWKTILADEGWVVSALGAIGLLPAEGRLLSTSWAVIGGLTYNWIIFMILPLYVSLEKIDPRLIEASKDLYSSAPRSFVKVILPLAMPGVLAGSLLVFIPAVGDFINADYLGSTQTTMIGNVIQKQFLVVKDYPAAAALSLVLMLTILAGVLLYTRALGTEDLV, from the coding sequence ATGGCAGGTGTCGCCAGCAGCAGTCGCCAGCGGAGCAAGCTCGCTCCGTACCTGATGGTTCTACCCGCGCTCGTCTACCTGGCGGTCTTTTTCGTCGTGCCGTTCTTCACCCTGGCGCGTATCTCGTTGTCGGAGACCGCCGGATCGGTGTTCATGCCGACGCTGACGTTCGCATGGGACTTCGGCAACTACACCGACGCGTTCAGCACCTATCGCGACCAGATCCTGCGGTCGTTCGGGTACGCCTTCGCCGCCACCGTGTTGTGTCTACTGCTGGCGTTTCCGCTGGCCTACGTCATAGCGTTCAAGGCCGGTCGATACAAAAACCTGATCCTCGGCCTGGTCATCCTGCCGTTCTTCGTCACGTTCCTGATCCGCACGATCGCCTGGAAGACCATCTTGGCCGACGAGGGTTGGGTGGTCAGCGCATTGGGCGCGATCGGGTTGCTTCCCGCTGAAGGGCGACTGCTGTCAACGAGTTGGGCGGTGATCGGCGGGCTGACCTACAACTGGATCATCTTCATGATCCTGCCGCTGTATGTCAGCCTGGAGAAGATCGATCCACGGCTGATCGAGGCGTCGAAAGATCTGTACTCCTCGGCGCCGCGCAGCTTCGTCAAGGTGATCCTGCCGCTGGCGATGCCGGGTGTGCTCGCCGGCAGCCTGCTGGTATTCATCCCTGCCGTCGGGGATTTCATCAACGCCGACTATCTGGGCAGTACCCAGACGACCATGATCGGCAATGTCATCCAGAAGCAGTTCCTGGTGGTCAAGGACTACCCGGCCGCGGCGGCGCTGAGCCTGGTGTTGATGTTGACGATTCTGGCCGGCGTCCTGCTCTATACACGGGCCCTGGGTACGGAGGATTTGGTATGA